In the genome of Taurinivorans muris, one region contains:
- a CDS encoding aldo/keto reductase, producing MKYRKLRELEVSAIGLGCMGMHHAYGAPRNEKEMIKLIHKAIELGITFFDTAEMYQSADQPHGNELLVGKALKPYKDKVKIATKFGLASNENKTLITDSRPETIKKSVEASLKRLGIECIDLYYQHRVDPKTPLEEVANTISRLIQEGKIAHWGMSEANAEQIQTSHAICPLTTVQNRYSIMARNWEETVFPVCETLNIGFVAFSPLANGFLSGAYTKDSQFDKDTDFRSFLPQFQPKNMDAHQELLVLLENFAQEKNATKAQISLAWMLAQRPFIVPIPGTTKISRLIENTNSADIELSKEELSKLNEALSHIEIKGVYLGALIK from the coding sequence ATGAAATACAGAAAATTACGGGAATTAGAAGTTTCAGCCATCGGTTTGGGCTGCATGGGCATGCATCATGCCTACGGAGCTCCCCGAAATGAAAAAGAAATGATTAAATTAATTCATAAAGCCATAGAGTTGGGAATAACATTTTTTGACACAGCAGAAATGTATCAGTCGGCAGACCAGCCGCACGGCAACGAACTCTTAGTGGGCAAAGCGCTCAAGCCGTATAAAGACAAAGTGAAAATCGCCACGAAATTTGGATTGGCTTCCAATGAAAACAAAACGCTCATTACTGACAGCAGACCGGAAACAATAAAAAAATCTGTGGAAGCAAGCCTTAAACGATTGGGCATTGAATGCATTGACTTATATTATCAGCACAGAGTCGACCCTAAAACACCGCTTGAAGAGGTTGCAAACACAATTTCCCGATTAATCCAAGAAGGAAAAATCGCCCATTGGGGCATGAGTGAAGCAAATGCGGAACAAATACAAACATCACATGCTATCTGCCCTTTGACTACCGTACAAAACAGATATTCCATCATGGCACGAAATTGGGAAGAAACAGTTTTTCCTGTTTGCGAAACATTAAATATCGGCTTTGTCGCTTTCAGTCCCTTGGCAAATGGATTTTTGTCAGGAGCATACACAAAGGACTCACAATTTGATAAGGATACGGATTTCAGAAGTTTTCTCCCTCAATTCCAGCCCAAAAATATGGACGCCCACCAGGAACTGCTGGTACTCCTAGAAAACTTCGCTCAAGAAAAAAATGCCACAAAAGCGCAAATTTCTCTTGCCTGGATGTTGGCGCAGCGTCCTTTCATCGTTCCTATTCCAGGCACAACAAAAATTTCAAGACTAATTGAAAACACAAATTCAGCTGATATCGAACTGTCAAAAGAAGAACTTTCAAAACTTAACGAAGCGCTCAGCCATATTGAAATCAAAGGCGTATATTTGGGTGCTTTAATCAAATAG
- a CDS encoding flavodoxin family protein: MNVLLINGSPNEKGCTYTALCEIAATLEQEGIGAEIYFIGKEPIAPCRACRACAKIGHCVISDNVNDFVEYARNFEGYIIGSPVHYGSAAGVIASFLDRAFFVDFMSGHNSFIHKPASAIVSARRAGTTATLDQLNKYFQINQMPIISGRYWNMVHGANPEEVKKDEEGMQNMRILARNMAYHLKCKEAAQKAGVIPPKQEHVIFTNFIR, translated from the coding sequence ATGAACGTATTGCTCATTAATGGTTCACCCAATGAAAAAGGCTGCACCTACACCGCATTATGTGAAATCGCCGCGACACTTGAACAAGAAGGAATCGGCGCAGAAATTTATTTTATCGGCAAAGAACCGATCGCCCCTTGCAGAGCTTGCCGCGCATGTGCAAAAATCGGTCATTGCGTCATCAGCGACAACGTCAATGATTTTGTTGAATATGCAAGGAATTTTGAAGGATATATTATCGGCTCTCCCGTGCATTACGGTTCTGCGGCAGGCGTTATCGCATCATTTTTAGACAGAGCGTTTTTTGTTGACTTCATGTCAGGACATAATTCTTTTATCCACAAACCTGCAAGCGCCATTGTTTCCGCACGCCGCGCCGGCACGACAGCAACACTTGACCAACTCAACAAGTATTTTCAAATCAACCAAATGCCTATTATTTCAGGAAGATATTGGAATATGGTACATGGAGCGAATCCTGAAGAAGTGAAAAAAGACGAAGAGGGCATGCAAAACATGCGGATTTTAGCCCGTAATATGGCATATCATTTAAAATGCAAAGAAGCTGCCCAAAAAGCCGGGGTTATCCCTCCAAAACAGGAACACGTCATTTTTACCAATTTCATTCGCTGA
- a CDS encoding flavodoxin produces MKKILFLFLALQLFLTGAAFAAVQTNQGENMNGSKLLIAYFSWGGNTKHIAEKIQSQTGGDMFRIETLTPYPADYNETAYGIAKKQHEEGTLPPLKDNGDVSQYDIIFIGTPAWWHEMAPAVKTFITSNDFAGKTIVPFITHGGGGEYTIHEDMTKLSKGANVLKPLVIFGDGNSHTDDEIKDWLKQIE; encoded by the coding sequence ATGAAAAAAATCCTCTTTCTTTTTCTGGCATTGCAGCTCTTTCTCACAGGTGCTGCTTTTGCGGCAGTCCAAACCAATCAAGGAGAAAATATGAACGGCAGTAAACTGCTCATCGCCTATTTCTCATGGGGCGGAAACACGAAACATATTGCTGAAAAAATTCAATCACAAACAGGCGGAGATATGTTCAGAATTGAAACACTAACGCCCTATCCTGCCGATTACAATGAAACCGCTTATGGAATTGCCAAAAAACAACACGAAGAAGGCACGCTGCCGCCATTGAAAGACAATGGTGATGTTTCCCAATACGATATCATCTTTATCGGTACGCCTGCATGGTGGCATGAAATGGCGCCTGCGGTAAAAACATTCATCACCAGCAATGACTTCGCAGGAAAAACAATTGTCCCTTTCATTACCCACGGCGGGGGCGGAGAATACACCATTCATGAGGATATGACAAAACTTTCCAAAGGAGCGAATGTACTCAAACCTCTTGTGATTTTCGGCGACGGCAACTCCCATACCGACGATGAAATAAAGGACTGGCTCAAGCAAATAGAATAA
- the tnpA gene encoding IS200/IS605 family transposase — translation MQDSQSLSHTKWNCKYHIVFAPKFRRQAIYLKLEEDIGKILRQLCEQKKVSIIEATACIDYVHMLVSIPPNLSVSAFMGYLKGKSSLMIFDRHATLKYRYGNRHFWCRCYYVDTVGRNREKIAEYIRNQLNEDIINDQMTFKEYFDPFTGSKNN, via the coding sequence ATGCAAGACAGTCAAAGTTTATCTCATACAAAATGGAATTGCAAATATCATATTGTGTTTGCTCCCAAATTTAGGCGTCAGGCAATATATTTAAAATTAGAAGAAGATATTGGAAAAATTCTTCGGCAGCTTTGCGAGCAAAAGAAAGTTTCAATAATAGAAGCGACGGCATGCATTGACTATGTACATATGCTTGTGTCCATTCCGCCCAACCTGAGCGTATCGGCATTTATGGGGTATCTGAAAGGAAAAAGTTCTTTGATGATATTTGATAGACATGCAACTCTGAAATATAGATACGGAAACAGGCATTTCTGGTGCAGGTGCTATTATGTTGATACAGTAGGACGCAATAGAGAAAAAATAGCGGAATACATTCGAAATCAATTGAATGAAGATATAATCAATGACCAAATGACGTTCAAAGAATACTTTGACCCATTTACGGGCAGTAAGAATAATTAA
- a CDS encoding DUF1425 domain-containing protein translates to MKIKFIAFLFVTFVLSACAQTNNAVTALEPIVLEDRSHPLITIIYGSEVEYNAVKVMDRQLDATGNLPRVIVRLKNVIPNKVPFEYQCSWEDEFGAPLITSSAWQRITLPQNGEKVIVDMGKSIKAKKVTVHFRFAQDVQIWVPTPDPSTMNTNQTM, encoded by the coding sequence ATGAAAATTAAATTCATTGCTTTTCTATTTGTAACTTTTGTTTTATCTGCTTGTGCGCAAACAAATAATGCGGTAACTGCTCTTGAACCCATTGTTTTAGAAGATAGATCTCACCCTCTCATTACAATTATTTATGGTAGTGAGGTTGAATATAATGCCGTAAAGGTAATGGATAGGCAATTAGATGCAACAGGAAATTTACCTCGTGTTATAGTACGATTAAAAAATGTTATTCCTAATAAAGTTCCTTTTGAGTATCAATGCTCATGGGAAGATGAATTTGGTGCACCACTTATCACAAGTTCTGCATGGCAACGAATAACCTTACCTCAAAATGGAGAAAAAGTTATTGTTGATATGGGTAAGTCCATAAAAGCGAAGAAGGTCACTGTACATTTCCGCTTTGCACAAGATGTACAAATTTGGGTACCAACTCCAGATCCCTCAACAATGAATACTAATCAAACAATGTAA
- a CDS encoding DUF6844 domain-containing protein codes for MNKFILSSYICVLVLLGASFVYAEEQASMKNIAIETNSAVQAQELVKKTVQRPEVELVSDINNYINTNKLKTNGRQIFYGIVRINKEISHPDYARYRVLAYEEAYLQALSKFFRSVAITYKSETLQKVFADNSSNREDFDKELASEQSSFVSLIDKIMALTGAKLDAALKELGIDPVQFNASPADQKKVLLSNQMVTKSVQRFSKSLGGITTIQTFFRNNEEGFGAVGVIIVYSPKIESVADAFKMGKKPAMLQLGKPLKELLPLDNNEKLYNMLGSRLLIDDNGPVLVAFGQWANSSVSEDDTLLAEYRDAAFEQARDIAYKEISTFLNQSFTSEIETERGKILEEYVVKEGKTGMIEKAKEEALIDKMYKQAQARTSSYLQGAQILQEWIYETPEGHEVVGVIMTYSFDNIQNAKSVFDEKTDFNGKENKKQYDSSYSEGAVSMDLNAF; via the coding sequence ATGAATAAATTTATATTAAGTAGTTATATTTGTGTATTGGTGCTTTTGGGAGCTTCTTTTGTTTACGCAGAAGAACAGGCTTCTATGAAAAATATAGCTATAGAAACAAACTCTGCAGTACAAGCACAAGAACTTGTGAAAAAAACAGTTCAAAGACCTGAGGTTGAATTAGTTTCAGATATTAATAATTATATTAATACAAATAAGTTAAAAACTAATGGGCGACAAATTTTTTATGGTATTGTAAGGATTAATAAAGAAATTTCACATCCTGACTATGCCCGGTATAGAGTTTTAGCGTATGAAGAAGCTTATTTACAAGCTTTATCAAAATTTTTTCGTTCTGTAGCAATAACGTATAAAAGCGAAACGTTACAAAAAGTATTTGCCGATAATAGTTCTAACCGTGAAGATTTTGATAAAGAGTTAGCAAGTGAACAAAGTTCATTTGTATCACTTATTGATAAAATTATGGCTCTTACAGGTGCAAAATTAGATGCTGCGTTAAAAGAATTAGGTATCGACCCCGTACAATTTAATGCTTCTCCTGCTGATCAAAAGAAAGTATTGCTTAGTAATCAAATGGTCACGAAGTCCGTACAAAGATTTTCAAAAAGTTTAGGTGGGATTACAACGATACAGACATTTTTTAGGAATAATGAAGAAGGTTTTGGGGCTGTTGGTGTTATTATTGTGTATTCTCCAAAAATTGAAAGTGTGGCGGATGCATTTAAAATGGGTAAGAAACCAGCAATGTTACAATTAGGTAAACCGTTAAAAGAGCTTCTTCCATTGGATAATAATGAAAAACTATATAACATGTTAGGTTCACGTTTACTCATTGATGATAACGGTCCAGTTTTAGTAGCTTTTGGACAATGGGCGAATTCTTCTGTAAGTGAAGATGATACATTGCTTGCAGAATATAGAGATGCTGCTTTTGAACAAGCAAGGGATATTGCTTATAAAGAAATTTCAACTTTTCTTAATCAAAGTTTTACTTCTGAAATTGAAACAGAACGTGGTAAAATTTTAGAAGAATATGTGGTTAAAGAAGGCAAAACAGGAATGATTGAAAAAGCAAAAGAAGAAGCCCTTATAGATAAAATGTATAAACAAGCACAAGCTCGTACAAGTTCTTATTTACAAGGAGCACAGATTTTGCAAGAATGGATTTATGAAACTCCAGAAGGGCATGAGGTTGTTGGGGTAATTATGACGTATAGTTTTGACAATATTCAAAATGCAAAATCAGTTTTTGATGAAAAAACTGATTTTAATGGTAAAGAAAACAAAAAACAGTATGATTCTTCCTATTCTGAAGGCGCTGTATCAATGGATTTAAATGCTTTTTAA
- a CDS encoding CsgG/HfaB family protein, with protein sequence MKKIQLIICIYCAFWAFSYECNASGIKERTVEITGTGKNKEEAVQKALIEALAQVTGVYIDSQQLSQALVSFSSQDSLEGNEKSSIRENSFDEKQVNQIYSKAKGYIRSYSILSERESAVRTGNIDVTISAVVNYYESEKSVERKKIAVMLFQVLDKNNPYELQFIEELNQGIVSFLTQTRNYAILDRDYLKDKYAEFELLQGDDVKAEERTRVGNSVGADYILVGSITNFNAKVKKEKVPYLNKEALMVTGISSISWRLINVPTGMIMASGVHDEKFEERINSEIDFDWIAKLARPAGEKIGTKISDITFPILVLSHDNGILTLARGGDSIRVGQQYNLIQYGKVLMNPYTNEAIAKDEIVIGKVEIIDVAPKFSHAKILHSNVELTIVNTNQYIVRLIDAQHGQNNKKEKNKVKTMQPNW encoded by the coding sequence ATGAAAAAAATACAACTTATTATATGTATATATTGTGCCTTTTGGGCATTTTCTTATGAGTGCAATGCCTCAGGAATAAAAGAAAGAACTGTAGAAATAACTGGTACGGGAAAAAATAAGGAAGAAGCTGTTCAAAAAGCACTTATTGAAGCTTTGGCACAAGTTACTGGTGTTTATATTGACTCACAACAATTAAGTCAGGCCTTAGTAAGTTTTTCTTCACAAGATAGTCTTGAAGGTAATGAAAAAAGTAGCATTCGTGAAAATTCTTTTGATGAGAAGCAAGTAAATCAAATTTATTCTAAAGCTAAAGGATATATCCGTTCATATTCTATTTTAAGTGAACGTGAATCCGCTGTACGTACTGGTAATATTGATGTTACAATTTCTGCTGTTGTAAATTATTATGAATCAGAAAAGTCCGTTGAAAGAAAAAAAATTGCAGTTATGCTTTTTCAAGTACTGGATAAAAATAATCCTTATGAGTTACAGTTTATTGAGGAATTAAATCAAGGTATTGTAAGTTTTCTAACTCAAACAAGAAATTATGCAATTTTGGATAGGGATTATTTAAAAGATAAATATGCAGAGTTTGAGCTTTTACAAGGTGATGATGTAAAAGCAGAAGAACGGACACGAGTGGGTAATTCTGTTGGTGCAGATTATATTTTAGTGGGATCAATTACAAATTTTAATGCTAAAGTAAAAAAAGAAAAAGTTCCTTATTTGAATAAAGAAGCTTTAATGGTGACTGGAATCTCTTCTATTTCATGGCGATTAATTAATGTACCAACAGGTATGATTATGGCTTCTGGTGTACATGATGAAAAATTTGAGGAACGTATTAATTCAGAAATTGATTTTGATTGGATAGCAAAATTGGCTCGTCCTGCTGGTGAGAAAATAGGCACAAAAATAAGTGATATTACGTTTCCAATATTAGTGTTATCTCATGATAATGGAATATTGACACTTGCAAGAGGCGGGGATTCTATTCGAGTTGGGCAACAATATAATCTTATTCAATATGGAAAAGTTCTTATGAACCCATATACAAATGAGGCAATAGCTAAAGATGAAATTGTAATCGGTAAGGTAGAAATTATAGATGTTGCACCTAAGTTTTCACATGCAAAAATTTTACACTCTAATGTGGAACTTACTATAGTTAATACCAATCAATATATTGTAAGGCTCATTGATGCTCAACATGGTCAAAATAATAAAAAAGAAAAAAATAAAGTGAAAACAATGCAACCAAATTGGTAG
- a CDS encoding cytochrome c3 family protein: MKKILLLSLSVLVAVALAMPAIAARPAVPEGPIKMALTGKKTVTFNHNTHTSVDCAVCHHEVNGVENFGKCSDAGCHDAIGAKEKGKNSYYRIAHDKKLENSCIGCHTKVAGTDKAKKKVLTSCKGSACHP; the protein is encoded by the coding sequence ATGAAAAAGATATTGTTGTTATCTTTAAGCGTTCTTGTGGCTGTCGCTCTTGCGATGCCTGCTATCGCAGCTCGTCCTGCTGTTCCTGAAGGACCGATTAAAATGGCTCTTACAGGAAAAAAAACAGTTACCTTCAATCATAATACCCATACTTCAGTTGACTGTGCTGTTTGTCACCATGAAGTCAATGGTGTTGAAAATTTTGGTAAATGTAGTGATGCAGGCTGCCATGACGCTATCGGCGCTAAAGAGAAAGGCAAGAATAGCTATTATCGTATAGCACACGATAAGAAATTGGAAAACAGCTGTATCGGCTGCCATACCAAAGTAGCCGGCACTGATAAGGCTAAGAAGAAGGTTCTTACAAGCTGTAAGGGATCCGCTTGCCATCCTTAA
- a CDS encoding SurA N-terminal domain-containing protein, protein MLDGMRSGAHSFVIKIAFGLIILVFIFWGIGSNTSNSGIVAKVNGEPITINEFQQAYNQMANEIKSVIPDLTEEQLKSFQLENRVLQNVIIRKLFLSEAKRIGLDVSAKELRDTLMALPFFHDESGKFSAELYEQRLKAFGQSSAVFENNLRLDLLPQKFQEVVTAGVFGDKNIAQKMFAFQGERRSMDYVLFPFETDKQNVSDAEAKAVYEERKELFTVPAQVSLEFINFTPALMADENAVTVEEIKAYYDDNQAKFSEEEQVKARHILLMAEPDAPKSENDKILSQIQDIADQIKTVEDFAKMAQQYGQDGTKNSGGDLGWFGKSQMVQEFADVAFALPENTLSEPVRTQFGYHLIWVDDKKEGRQIPFEEVKDRIKHDIAVERVNANLAQTVDSAIAAIMANGNMEDEAKKYNLKVTKTGFVDIASLADTYNLRQSDVDALVAMENGNVWDSAVTLNDELSVVKLVEKKASSVQPFEAVKAEIAAELKMKKAQESAKEKASQAVFGYDKNAPENIKTSSFFTREGQVEHLGPLPELAKEIFAADEKTWLKHAYVSDEGAVVARLNTIKSVGEGEFEKIADDVLLNMQDAQKNMLFQAYILMLNQEANVDILMPELFAKQ, encoded by the coding sequence ATGCTTGACGGTATGCGTTCAGGAGCTCATTCCTTTGTGATAAAAATTGCGTTTGGGCTTATTATTCTTGTTTTTATTTTTTGGGGTATCGGAAGCAATACTTCCAATTCCGGAATTGTGGCAAAAGTCAATGGTGAGCCTATTACTATCAATGAATTTCAACAAGCCTACAATCAAATGGCGAATGAAATAAAAAGCGTCATTCCGGATTTGACGGAAGAACAGCTGAAGAGCTTTCAGCTGGAAAACAGGGTGCTTCAAAATGTCATCATCCGGAAATTGTTTTTGTCCGAAGCGAAACGCATCGGGCTTGATGTCAGTGCGAAAGAACTTCGTGATACCTTGATGGCGCTTCCTTTTTTTCACGATGAAAGCGGAAAATTCAGCGCGGAACTTTATGAGCAGCGGTTAAAAGCTTTTGGACAAAGTTCCGCAGTTTTTGAAAATAATCTGCGTTTGGATCTGCTGCCTCAAAAATTCCAAGAAGTTGTGACTGCCGGCGTTTTCGGCGATAAGAACATCGCGCAAAAAATGTTTGCGTTCCAGGGGGAACGGCGCTCTATGGATTATGTCCTCTTCCCCTTCGAGACGGATAAGCAAAATGTGAGCGATGCCGAAGCGAAAGCCGTTTATGAGGAAAGAAAAGAATTGTTTACCGTTCCGGCGCAGGTTTCTTTGGAATTTATCAATTTCACGCCTGCGCTCATGGCGGATGAAAATGCTGTGACGGTTGAGGAGATCAAAGCGTATTATGACGATAACCAAGCGAAATTCAGTGAAGAGGAACAAGTCAAAGCCCGGCATATTTTGCTCATGGCGGAACCTGATGCGCCCAAAAGCGAAAATGACAAAATTCTAAGCCAGATCCAAGATATTGCAGATCAAATAAAAACCGTTGAGGATTTTGCGAAAATGGCACAGCAATACGGACAGGACGGAACGAAAAACTCCGGCGGTGATTTAGGCTGGTTCGGCAAATCCCAGATGGTTCAGGAATTTGCCGATGTCGCTTTTGCTTTGCCTGAAAACACCTTGTCCGAGCCTGTGCGTACGCAGTTCGGGTACCATTTGATTTGGGTCGATGATAAAAAGGAAGGCAGACAAATTCCTTTTGAAGAAGTGAAAGACCGTATCAAACATGATATCGCCGTCGAACGGGTCAATGCAAATCTTGCGCAAACCGTTGACAGCGCCATTGCTGCGATTATGGCAAATGGCAATATGGAAGACGAAGCGAAAAAATATAATTTGAAAGTCACGAAAACGGGTTTTGTCGATATTGCCTCTTTGGCGGATACCTATAACTTAAGGCAAAGCGATGTTGATGCGCTTGTCGCCATGGAAAACGGCAATGTCTGGGACAGCGCCGTCACCTTGAATGATGAGCTCAGCGTTGTGAAACTTGTTGAAAAGAAAGCAAGTTCTGTTCAGCCGTTTGAAGCGGTGAAAGCGGAGATTGCCGCAGAACTGAAAATGAAGAAAGCTCAGGAAAGCGCCAAGGAAAAAGCTTCTCAAGCCGTTTTCGGTTATGATAAAAACGCACCTGAAAATATTAAAACAAGTTCTTTCTTCACCCGTGAAGGACAAGTGGAACATTTAGGACCGCTTCCGGAACTTGCTAAGGAAATTTTCGCGGCAGACGAAAAAACATGGTTAAAGCATGCATATGTCAGCGATGAAGGCGCTGTCGTTGCAAGGCTTAATACCATTAAAAGCGTTGGTGAGGGCGAGTTTGAAAAAATCGCGGACGATGTTTTGTTGAATATGCAGGACGCGCAAAAAAATATGCTGTTTCAAGCCTATATCTTGATGCTGAACCAAGAGGCGAACGTTGATATCCTTATGCCCGAACTTTTTGCAAAACAATAA
- a CDS encoding aconitate hydratase, with amino-acid sequence MNIAEKIIKAHLVGGKMETGSEIALRVDQTLTQDATGTMAWLQFEALGRDSVQTELSVSYVDHNTLQMGFKNPDDHQFLRTVAARYGAVYSAPGTGICHQLHLENFAKPAKILIGSDSHTPTAGGIGCLAMGAGGLSVALSMAGEPYTISMPQIVEVRLSGTLQGFAQAKDIILELLRLLGTQGGVGKIFEYTGEGVASLSVPERATITNMGAELGATASLFPSDNRTKEFLSKMGREDDWIFLEADANARYDDCVEIDLTKLVPLAAKPHMPDNVVPVSELAGMKVDQVAMGSCTNSSYADLKQVADIMKGKFVARHTDTCVSPGSRQVLSMLMEDGSMTSLLDSGVRLLECSCGPCIGMGSSPHSAGVSVRTFNRNFEGRSGTKDAQVYLVSPVTAAYCALNGCFTDPKTWGIPPEKPQFPEYIPSIKHHFSYPAQDEEERKKTAVLRGPNIVALESFAPLGAELQGEVVLKVGDGITTDHIMPAGAEITALRSNIPVISEYVFSRVDENFVSRAKNMRDSGKCGFIVAGKNYGQGSSREHAALAPRHLGIRAVMALSFARIHRANLINFGILPLIFENAEDYDNLVLGAKILVNTLEFDENNRAAAEVEGLGKICFKHDLSEQEFQLVRAGGLLNFIKNRK; translated from the coding sequence GTGAATATTGCTGAAAAAATTATTAAAGCGCACCTTGTCGGCGGTAAAATGGAAACAGGTTCCGAAATTGCATTGCGTGTTGACCAAACCCTTACCCAAGATGCGACAGGCACAATGGCTTGGCTGCAGTTTGAAGCTCTTGGACGTGACAGCGTGCAGACAGAACTTTCCGTTTCCTATGTTGACCATAACACGCTGCAAATGGGTTTTAAAAATCCTGACGATCACCAATTTTTACGAACAGTCGCAGCCCGTTACGGGGCTGTTTATTCCGCTCCCGGCACAGGGATTTGCCATCAGCTGCATCTGGAAAATTTTGCAAAGCCGGCAAAAATTCTCATCGGTTCCGACAGCCATACACCGACGGCGGGCGGTATCGGATGTTTGGCTATGGGGGCGGGGGGCTTATCTGTCGCATTGAGCATGGCGGGCGAGCCGTATACCATTTCCATGCCGCAGATTGTGGAAGTCCGTTTGTCCGGAACGCTGCAAGGTTTTGCCCAAGCAAAAGACATCATTTTGGAATTGCTGCGTTTATTGGGCACGCAAGGCGGTGTGGGTAAAATTTTTGAATATACGGGCGAGGGCGTTGCAAGCTTATCTGTTCCGGAACGCGCAACCATTACAAATATGGGAGCGGAGCTCGGAGCGACTGCGTCCTTGTTCCCTTCTGACAATAGGACAAAAGAATTTTTAAGCAAAATGGGCAGGGAAGACGATTGGATTTTCTTGGAAGCCGACGCCAATGCCCGATATGATGACTGCGTTGAAATCGATTTGACGAAACTCGTTCCTCTTGCCGCAAAACCGCACATGCCCGACAATGTCGTGCCGGTCAGCGAGTTGGCGGGAATGAAGGTTGATCAGGTCGCCATGGGTTCCTGCACCAATTCTTCCTATGCGGATTTGAAGCAAGTTGCCGATATCATGAAAGGAAAATTTGTCGCCCGGCATACGGACACCTGCGTTTCCCCCGGTTCGCGGCAAGTTTTGTCCATGCTTATGGAAGACGGTTCCATGACAAGCCTTCTCGACAGTGGGGTGCGTCTGCTTGAATGTTCATGCGGTCCGTGTATCGGCATGGGCTCTTCCCCGCATAGCGCCGGGGTTTCCGTGCGCACGTTCAACCGCAATTTTGAGGGCAGAAGCGGAACAAAAGATGCGCAGGTCTATTTGGTAAGTCCCGTAACCGCCGCTTACTGCGCTTTAAACGGCTGTTTCACAGACCCGAAAACATGGGGGATTCCTCCTGAAAAGCCGCAGTTTCCGGAATATATTCCGTCTATAAAACATCATTTTTCATATCCTGCGCAGGATGAGGAAGAACGCAAAAAGACGGCTGTCCTGCGGGGACCGAATATTGTCGCTTTGGAAAGTTTCGCTCCTCTCGGCGCAGAACTTCAAGGTGAAGTTGTTTTAAAAGTCGGCGACGGAATCACCACGGACCATATCATGCCAGCAGGTGCGGAAATCACTGCGTTACGTTCCAATATTCCCGTTATTTCCGAATATGTTTTTTCACGTGTCGATGAAAATTTTGTATCGCGCGCAAAAAATATGCGTGACAGCGGCAAATGCGGTTTTATTGTCGCGGGAAAAAATTACGGACAAGGGTCAAGCCGCGAGCATGCGGCTCTTGCTCCGCGTCATTTGGGCATACGGGCTGTCATGGCATTGTCTTTCGCCCGTATCCATAGGGCAAATTTGATTAATTTTGGAATTTTACCCCTTATTTTTGAAAACGCGGAAGATTATGATAACCTTGTGCTTGGGGCGAAAATTCTTGTCAACACATTGGAATTTGATGAAAATAATCGCGCTGCCGCTGAAGTGGAAGGGCTTGGAAAAATCTGTTTCAAACATGATTTGTCCGAACAGGAATTTCAGCTCGTACGTGCAGGCGGATTGTTGAATTTCATAAAAAATAGAAAATAA